A part of Myxococcus landrumus genomic DNA contains:
- a CDS encoding CinA family protein — translation MAADVLEDVARQVLERCRSTGVRLALAEACTGGLLCARLTDIPGASAVVERGFVPYSHESKVEQLGVPLELLQAHGSVSAEAVEALARGALVHSRADWAIAETGIAGPGGGTPHKPVGLAFIAVLRRGGVPTVERHVFTGDRRQVRHAVAERALLLLLARMSVES, via the coding sequence GTGGCGGCAGACGTCCTGGAGGATGTGGCGAGACAGGTGCTGGAGCGCTGCCGCTCCACCGGCGTGCGGTTGGCGCTGGCGGAGGCGTGTACGGGCGGGCTGCTCTGCGCGCGGCTGACGGACATCCCGGGCGCCTCCGCCGTGGTGGAGCGGGGCTTTGTCCCGTACTCCCATGAGTCCAAGGTGGAACAGCTCGGCGTGCCGCTGGAGTTGCTCCAGGCGCATGGCTCGGTGAGCGCGGAGGCGGTGGAGGCGCTCGCGCGAGGGGCGCTGGTGCACTCCCGCGCGGACTGGGCCATCGCCGAGACGGGCATCGCGGGGCCGGGGGGAGGCACGCCGCACAAGCCCGTGGGCCTGGCCTTCATCGCCGTCCTCCGCCGAGGAGGCGTCCCCACCGTCGAGCGTCATGTCTTCACCGGCGACAGACGTCAGGTGCGCCACGCGGTGGCGGAGCGCGCGCTCCTGTTGTTGCTGGCGCGGATGAGCGTCGAATCGTGA
- a CDS encoding STAS/SEC14 domain-containing protein: MFRIDVDGEHAIVEFVLDGYIRVQEMESFVQELEKATASLSGRDIKILADLRTLRPASPEAANMIRRVQEYGLRSGVVRVAELVESELVALQLNRVAENSHTDKILRRFWEEAPARHWLIHGDEVEGARPSSRPMP; encoded by the coding sequence GTGTTCCGAATCGACGTCGACGGCGAGCACGCCATCGTGGAGTTCGTCCTGGACGGCTACATCCGCGTCCAGGAGATGGAGTCTTTCGTTCAGGAGTTGGAGAAGGCCACGGCCTCGCTCTCGGGGCGTGATATCAAAATCCTGGCGGACCTGAGGACGCTGCGCCCGGCTTCACCGGAGGCGGCGAACATGATTCGCCGGGTCCAGGAGTACGGCCTGCGCTCCGGCGTGGTGCGTGTGGCGGAGCTGGTGGAGAGCGAGCTCGTCGCGCTTCAGCTCAACCGCGTCGCGGAGAACAGCCACACGGACAAGATTCTGCGCCGCTTCTGGGAGGAGGCCCCGGCGCGCCACTGGCTCATTCACGGCGATGAGGTGGAGGGGGCTCGCCCCAGCTCCCGCCCAATGCCTTGA